agatgaagagtaGGAAAACAGGGGAGAAGATAAATAGTGCGCGGCGGCACGCGCGCGTTGGGGAATAGGGTCGTTGATTTCCCCAGGTGGCTCTCGGCTACGGAACAAGTCACGTCGCAACACTACGGCAATGTCAGCGAACGAGACGAGTTGCAGTATATGCACGCCAGCTGCGGACAATGAAGCAGCAGATAACAAAGCAAAGCTATACCCCCATAGTCGCCGACACTGTCATGGCCACATGGCTGGAGACCCGAAGGGCTCTTGTCCGCTCCCGAGCTGTTTCTCACTTGATGTTTTAACGTCTCTGCCAACATATGCAGAGGTTCCACGACAAGGTGCACACGAAATAGCTAAAAAATTGAGTTCATTCGTCGAAAACACAGTAACTTATTTATCACCACTGCTATGCAAGCTGTAGCGACAGTACCAGGACCGAAGTCCGAAGAAACAACCTCACGTACAGCTAGGCATACCAGGTTTATTATGATCATGAACGACACCACGGCGCCAGTCTGAGAGGCACCAGTGCACCACGGCTCATCACTCCTGTCCCAGGAGCGCGAGGAGCATGCTCTCGTAGTCGCCGGAGGTGTCCCCCATGACAGCGCGCTCCAGGGGCACGCTGTTCCTCTTCTGATACGCCTCCTTAATCAGCTTCAGGTCCACCTCAGCGCGGGTTGTGATGACCCTGGTCAGGGCATTCTCGTCGGTGCCTAGGCCCGCTATGGCCTGCCTGGCGACCTTCTCAAAGTACCTGTCGGGGCAACTGAAGCACCGGATGATTGCCCGCAGCGTTTTGAGGTACTCATCCTTGGGGTCAGCCTTCAGATCCTGTGAATCACGGAGGTTATTAGAAAGCGTCTTATCATGGAATTACTAGAAAAGAGGTGGTGCATCATGCAATTTTTTTGGTTGATAATACTAGGGAGACATGTGAAATTGGACATTGGTAGGTCAAGCAAATGATGAGTACTACTGTGCAGAAATGGAACTCTGACAACAGCAAAACATCAAAGTGAACTGTAACAAAGCACTTTTACAACATCCCCCAATGTTCTAAATGACATTTGAGAGCTGAGTAAACTTTCGATCTACAATCATTAAATCTGATTGATAAGAGTAATACTTCCTTCTAACATCTAAGTGGCAAGGTAATTCTGCAGTGGTAGATAGTAATGATATTATCTGTAAGAAAAATGCCATTTTCACAGACATAAATTCCAGCACCAGATTTTGTGAACTGTGCAAAAGACCTGAGTGATCATGCTAACAATTATTTTAGCAGAAATTAGGAAGGAGTCCTGCCACTCAATATAGActcgaaatgatcatgcatatatcTACAGATGAATATGAAACTCATTCTCTTTAAAAGACTGAGGAAACATGAACACATTAAATGAtctagaaaagaaattttgaCTGCAGATGTATATAGTTCTGAACATGAATAGCTTTGCTAGAGTGTCATGAAATTTCTGTACCAAAGACCAAACAGAACAAGCTGCGGATGAAAATAGACCAACAAAATGTATTGATCTTATGGACAAAGCAACATAATGCAACTAATCCAGCCATAAGGAACATGGATTGTCAAAAGTGGATCTGAACAGAAACTATTGGAAGAGGTTGATCTTGATGGGAACAAAAACTAAAATGAGTGAACAACTTACCCAATGTTACACATGCTCCTTACTAGTTGGACGGTTGAATTCATAAGTGTATTATAAGATAGTGTAAGAACAGATAGTATATTAGTAAGAGCATGCAGCTTATTATTTTCCTTCAGAATATGAATGGCCGATTTATATTGATGTGGATCATCATACATGTAAATGAGGGACAGCATGCAATGGCAGTACGCACCTTACTCATTTGATAAATGAATAATCTGGTTCAACTGTAATGCAATGCAGAAGCACATATAAGCAGAACAAATGTGGCATAATAAGGTCACATCCTGTACGATTTTATAAAGCAAACAACAAGATAAGTTTATGACATGATATGCACCTTGTTGATTCGGTGGCCAAATGCATCATTGTAATGATTGAATGTAGCAAGCAGCTGAGGTTTGCTCCTAGTGGTGAGGATTCTGATGATCTCATCATCACTGTAAACCTTGTGATGGATCTTCTCATGAAGTAGTTTGGCTTCTGAGTGTGCCAACCTTGTGTTGACCTCTGGTCCATCATAGCGATATGTACTTACAAGTGGCACCAGTAGCTGAAACGAAGAACAAAACAAAGGTTAGGTTAAGTCACAGAATTTGGCAAGTTTCCCTCTCGCAATCTTTTTCCTTTTGTTGAAAGCTCAGGGAGCTTGCAAAAACTAGAATAAGGTTCCCGAATATTGATATGAAAATGAGTGTGCCATCTTCTAAAGTAGTAGACCCTAGCAATACAAATCTTGCATACATCCACACCTAACCATATTTTACCATTGACACAAACAAAATCAAGAAAAGACAAATGGTGGGTTTGGGGGCATCAGATTTTGGAAGGAAGACTGAATTTTCATTTGAGCTTTGCCTTGAGGAGGATAAAAAAACTGCAACTTGGAGTGCTAAATTGTACAGATCACCAGCATGCAACAAAGGCAAAAGACATATATATAATGTATTTTTCATAAAGAACAATCTATATGACTGTGAGTGCAGATACCAGATAGACAGCTGAATCCGACAATTAACAATCTCATAACGAATATATTTTAGATCCACCAACTTACTTAACATTTCATTACACGGTGGGCCAAAATTCAACAACATAAGCATTGCATTTAATGATTCTGAACTCATCTCTCAACTTCGTAAGCTCAACTCACAAATTCACTTCTCGATATCTTACATTAGATCAACATCAAGAAACGAAAATGAACAGATAAAGGTTCGATCCACATTCAGTTACCCTTGGCCAAGGTAACCAGGTAGCAATTCCAAATTTCCAACAGACCGCACACGGACATATCAGATCGAGATATCGAGACTGATTCTACAGGCAAGGAAAACAGGCGAGAGCGAGAACGCATCACCTTGCGGAAGTCCCCAGTGACGTGCGCAGCGATGTCCTCCTCAAGCGAGCGCTTGAACCGCTCGTGATACGCCTGCCTGGCCGCGAAGATCTGCGCGGAGGTGCGCGTGCAGGCGATCTCGACGAGCACGCGGTTCCCGGGCTGCCACTTCCGCGCCGCCTCGTTGGCCAGCACCGCGTCCCGCTCCGCTGGGTCCAGCGTCCACAGGATCACGGCCCTCTGGTCCCATCACAGCCCGgtcagacacacacacacacacacacacagagacagagagagagagagagagagagagagagagagagagatctggATGGAGACGGTTGGTCGCGCGGAGGGAGATGCCCGCGCATGTGGCAATGATCAGTGGCGGATCTCTCGCTTTACCTCGAAGTCGCCGGAGATCTCGTCCGTGATGGAGCGGAGGAGCTCCTCGCCGTGGGCCTCGGCGTAGGCGCGGCGGATAGCGCGGCGCTGCGCGGCGTCGCGGTGGCCGAGGATGGAGATGATGAGCGCCTCGTTCGTGCCCCACCCTGCAAGCCCGCGGGAAGACAAACGCACCGTCAGATCGCACGATCGCGCGTCACGCCGCGACCGTACGTCGCGGCCTCGCAGGGATCGCGCGGACAAGAGAAATAGAGAATGCAAGCATCACGCCGAGACAAGGTTTGAAGAGCGGAGGCACTGACCTTGGAATGCCTTGCGGAGCTGCTCGCAGTCATCGGCGACGGGAGGGACAGTGGCTGGGACCTTGAGCGTCGCCATTCCCGGTGACTGTGATGCGGGATCGAGGGGACAGCCGAAACAGGGGGAGCAGGGGCACGCAGCAGGCCTGCGCGGAAATGCAGGGGGAGAGAAGGCGACAGGTAACCTGGGGGAGTGCCTCTAGCGTGTGCACCATTCGGCCGGCCGAATTTTAGCTCAAACCACCGGAAAAATACTCTTGCGACTGAATTACtgtgaaaaaaaatattatttcgactGAGAAAATAAGTTGAATAAGTCGGATACGGGGTAAGCCGAATAAAACCTAATCTGGATCATACTATATAATATAAATTAATATATATTCCTATGTAATGGAAGCTAATAGAAATTTGGAGTAGAACTTGACTCCAAATTTCTTTGTCCATAATACACAGGGCGCGTTTAGTTTGGCAAAGTTTGCACCTGCAAATTTTGCATAGTGCACGATTCTtcactgtagtatttcgtttgtatttatgaattattgtccaaacattgactaattaggctcaaaagattcgtctcgcaaagttaaagcaaactatgcaattagttttttatttcgtctacatttagtactccatgcatgtaccataagtttgatgtgacggaaaattttctttttgcatagtgcacttttggagaactaaacaagggcacaCTGGAGTATGTTATGTGTGGAAAACTGGGAGGATCAGTCAAGGCTGTAAAGATTTTTCAGAATGGAAATGTGGAATTACTGGCCTTAGTGGTTAACAGTCAGGCAGCGAGCGTGCTGTATTCATGCCTCGTATACAGCTCATTCTGATCGATATCAGAGTAGGTTGCTTTATGTGGTGTTATTAGTTTCTGTTTTGGCCAGTCATATTTTTTTTGAGGGATTTTTTGCCAGTCATCTGATTTGTTGACGACATTGGGGGGACACAGCATTATTTTTTTTGGCAATACATGCATTATATACgagaaaataaaattttcattacTGAGCTCATGCTGGCTTGATAAAAACAGATCGGATACGAACAGATATCGTtgatgtcatatttattttcatatttaTGTTCGGATTCGGTTTCGGACACAGATAGCTGTTGGATACATATGCGAATATGGATTGTCTCGGTaacggatacgaataatgagtatcgaatatGGTATGAATCAGATTCGGTGAATGTCGGATGCAAATATCTATTCGAATATTGAGTAAAAGCgacatatctatacctaataataaagagacaaatTTTTCGCCATACTTTCTTTTCTACCTCTTCCTTCTGTATATTCATTTTACGGTCTATGTTCAATCCATATTCCAGTCCACGTTCAATCCGTATTCCAGTCCGCCGCATTCAATCTATATTTCAGTCCGCTTCCCAATTTCTGccgtactctttttttttttttttttgcctgttCTGTTTTCCTTTCCCAGTCCACGTTCAACTGACGTTTCAGTTTGCATCGCGTCCCTATTTCGTTTGTGTTTTTTCCCGGCACATCAAGTCCGAACGACAAAAATACCTACAACTGTAAAATAAATGCGCCAAAAATATAAGCCACATGAGGTTTAAATCCAAGTCTCCAACAAATGATTGCATACCGCGCCACATGCTTTATATGACATACAACAAACTGCCTCTTTTTTGGTATGATCTGGCCTATTTATTAGCTGAACTGTTACCGCGTTCACTTGGGACTCCatagccctgttcgtttggctggttcgtatcgttgctggttcatttacgtgagagagaagtactgctggctggttctgATAAACAATGTTTTTGTGAGAAGGCTGGCCAGCCCAGTCCAGCGATCACACTGCATATGCCCCATGCCCGCCGAGAAACAACAGCAAGATTTTTCTCGCGCGTGCAAGTATGCAATTTTGGATGTGCCTACTTATAAATCGTAGCAGTTTAACATCGGACCACCGTAACGTGCAAAGAAAAATAGCGAAAAATAAGAAGAGATTCTTGATTCCTAGCCCTAACCGACGGAATTGGCGCTACTTGGCTCGTCGATCTCAGAGTCGGCGCTGCCTGCCTTGACGACTTGGCGGAGGCTCCCACCGGCGTCGCGCCTGCGGATCCCGCGGCGGGCTTAACTACACCCCGCCACGGGGCTCTATTACCGCGCCCTCGGCACTGCgcataaagatggcaacggggaattccccgtcgggggttagcaccccatccccgtccccgcggggaCAGActttccccatccccgtccccgtcaaCACTCACGGGGGAAACTTTCTttccatccccgtccccgtgcGGAGATTTAATCCCCGTGGTGTACTCTGCTAGAGCAGAAAGGGCAAAATCAAACCAGTTTCTAATCTCATAGAATGCAAAGAAAGAATGATACGCTAGTTCTATTCTTTCAAATCCAAAGAAAATACATGCCGAAGAGAAAGAATACTAAAAAAGACTAGTTCTCTCATCTCAGATCCAAAGAAAATACATGCCAGAAAAAAAGTATACTACTACGAGGCTATCCACTCCCTACAGTTCTCAGTAGTCAGCATCTTGATTCTTGAGTCTTGACCACTGACCACGTCCATCTTGCGCCCACTCCTTGTGGATTTGGATGGGGACCATGACAGAGATTTAGGATGTGAGCGGACTGCAGGCAGGACCGCCGAGCGCGGCAGCTCACTCGTACCTGTGGCGGCATGTCCGCGTGGGTATGCGGACAGGGAGCAAAGCCTGGTGG
This genomic stretch from Miscanthus floridulus cultivar M001 unplaced genomic scaffold, ASM1932011v1 fs_108_1_2, whole genome shotgun sequence harbors:
- the LOC136530332 gene encoding annexin Gh1-like, which codes for MATLKVPATVPPVADDCEQLRKAFQGWGTNEALIISILGHRDAAQRRAIRRAYAEAHGEELLRSITDEISGDFERAVILWTLDPAERDAVLANEAARKWQPGNRVLVEIACTRTSAQIFAARQAYHERFKRSLEEDIAAHVTGDFRKLLVPLVSTYRYDGPEVNTRLAHSEAKLLHEKIHHKVYSDDEIIRILTTRSKPQLLATFNHYNDAFGHRINKDLKADPKDEYLKTLRAIIRCFSCPDRYFEKVARQAIAGLGTDENALTRVITTRAEVDLKLIKEAYQKRNSVPLERAVMGDTSGDYESMLLALLGQE